One part of the uncultured Bacteroides sp. genome encodes these proteins:
- a CDS encoding DUF3857 domain-containing protein, protein MKKTILMSLLFIISAITASAQEFSTRYGKITKDELGMTSYPKDTTATAVTLYKNVEARYAYIYGKFVIEYYYETKIKILKAEGKEHADVNISFYNTGKSGEAKETVSRIEAYAYNLEDGKINKTKMEKSYIFEEQLNASWKQIKFSIPSVKAGTVIEYKYNITSELYWQFADMIIQQSIPVMYAKYEVQIPEYFNYNIETRGGEFLKTEEVPTNQNFSVMGDDRQMSSVNCSSRQLTFTVNDLPALKDEPNVWCAEDFCTKVTFELKGIQFPYSIYQSYTTNWDKIDELLKNENDFGGLLKLKNPFKEEMSAINMKDLSTHDKIRSIYQLLKKKVSWNENYRLYGNNIKKAIKEGSGSNADINFILISMLKDAGINAFPIMMSTRDQGRLPLTYPSINKLNTFIVGINDTDSTVVFLDGSVKNGDINILPPKLMVDRARIYNVKGKGDWIDLTKIGKNYVNTLIKGSITPEGKVEGERITYYFGEYAEQIRTSFKAAKDSTTYIEKKETEDGIDAKGFSFKNLNNFSSSVQENLAFNKEAIFNDEHIYLNPMIFPHLTKNQFTSETRKLPIEFSYPQTFKLTCVLDIPQGYQVEELPKSVKINLDKDGCSCTYNIKVIDNKIQLLYIFSLTRILYSKEEYASLRNFWGTIVDKNNEQIVLKKADPQNAANQTQTSQL, encoded by the coding sequence ATGAAAAAAACAATACTTATGTCACTGCTGTTCATCATATCTGCAATAACAGCATCTGCACAAGAATTCAGTACTCGTTATGGTAAAATAACCAAGGACGAACTCGGCATGACCTCTTATCCAAAAGACACGACCGCCACAGCAGTAACTCTTTATAAAAATGTAGAGGCGAGGTATGCATATATCTACGGAAAATTTGTAATAGAATACTATTATGAAACAAAAATTAAAATACTAAAGGCAGAAGGCAAAGAACATGCCGACGTAAACATTTCTTTTTATAACACCGGGAAATCGGGCGAAGCCAAAGAAACTGTGAGTAGAATTGAGGCATATGCTTACAACCTCGAAGATGGAAAAATAAACAAAACAAAAATGGAGAAAAGTTACATTTTCGAAGAACAGCTAAATGCCAGCTGGAAACAGATAAAGTTCTCTATTCCGTCAGTAAAGGCAGGAACAGTAATTGAATATAAGTATAATATAACTTCCGAACTTTACTGGCAATTTGCCGATATGATTATTCAGCAAAGCATTCCGGTGATGTATGCTAAATATGAGGTTCAGATTCCCGAATATTTTAACTACAACATTGAGACAAGAGGTGGTGAGTTCTTAAAAACTGAAGAAGTACCTACTAACCAGAATTTTTCTGTTATGGGCGACGATCGTCAAATGTCTTCGGTAAATTGCTCTTCCAGACAACTAACATTTACAGTGAATGATCTTCCCGCTTTGAAAGATGAACCTAATGTGTGGTGTGCCGAGGATTTCTGTACAAAAGTTACTTTCGAACTAAAAGGAATTCAATTTCCTTATTCAATATACCAATCGTACACAACAAACTGGGACAAAATTGATGAATTACTTAAAAATGAAAATGATTTTGGAGGATTGCTTAAACTTAAAAATCCATTTAAGGAAGAAATGAGTGCAATCAATATGAAAGACTTAAGTACACATGATAAAATACGTTCCATTTATCAGCTACTCAAGAAAAAAGTTTCCTGGAACGAAAATTATCGTCTATATGGGAATAATATAAAGAAAGCCATAAAAGAAGGATCAGGAAGTAATGCTGATATTAACTTTATTCTTATAAGCATGTTGAAGGATGCAGGTATAAATGCCTTCCCCATTATGATGAGTACAAGAGATCAGGGAAGACTGCCTTTAACCTATCCTAGCATCAATAAACTAAATACTTTTATTGTGGGAATAAACGACACAGACAGTACAGTTGTTTTCCTCGATGGTTCAGTAAAGAACGGAGATATAAACATATTACCTCCAAAACTTATGGTAGACAGAGCCAGAATTTATAATGTAAAAGGAAAGGGAGACTGGATTGATTTAACTAAAATTGGGAAGAATTACGTCAATACATTAATCAAAGGATCTATTACTCCTGAAGGCAAAGTGGAAGGTGAAAGAATCACATATTATTTTGGTGAATATGCCGAACAGATACGCACATCATTCAAGGCGGCCAAAGATAGTACTACTTATATTGAGAAAAAAGAGACAGAAGATGGTATTGACGCAAAAGGGTTCTCATTTAAAAATCTAAATAATTTTTCTTCTTCTGTGCAAGAAAATCTTGCATTTAATAAAGAGGCAATCTTTAACGATGAGCACATATATCTGAATCCTATGATATTTCCTCATTTAACAAAAAACCAGTTCACAAGCGAAACTCGTAAATTACCTATAGAGTTTAGCTATCCGCAAACATTCAAGCTCACATGTGTATTAGATATCCCCCAAGGTTATCAGGTTGAAGAATTACCTAAATCCGTTAAAATAAACCTTGATAAAGATGGATGCAGTTGCACTTACAACATTAAGGTAATTGATAACAAAATACAATTGCTGTATATATTCTCACTAACAAGAATACTTTACTCAAAAGAAGAATACGCATCCTTACGTAATTTTTGGGGAACCATTGTTGACAAGAACAACGAGCAAATCGTATTAAAAAAGGCAGATCCTCAAAATGCAGCAAATCAAACACAAACTTCACAGTTATAA
- a CDS encoding DUF3857 domain-containing protein: MKKSVSLFLLLALSSVLTFAQEYSYNYGKVTDNELSMKVYKPDSTTSAVTIYKNVIAKYSYKREHFIIEYNYETKIKVLKSEGVKYADIKIPVYDKGKSDSFKESVSKIEAYAYNLENGKVNKTKMDKSYIFEERVTPYYKQIKFSIPAVKEGTVIEYKYLMTSEFPHQIEECVFQQDIPVIYSNYDVTIPQYFDFNVGLKGKEKINVSESVVEQSANGEDEYHQTYSVRFNSRRIFLTVINLPAIKDEPNIWCPDDFRTKVTFELKGTRFPGSDYKPYTSTWEDIDELLKKDEDFGAILNMSNPFREEMRTANILSMPNKRDKIRAIFQLLKSKISWDGTYRFYGSNIKKAIKSGTGSNADINFILMSMLKDAGIESSPVMMSKRDLGRLPNLFPSINKLNTFIVAINDDENSTVYLDGSVTNGDINILPPVLMVEKARIFSQNGKGSWVNLTNIGKNSVTALTSGTITPEGIVNGEQKVSYTGEQAYKFRKLFNEAKDSTSFIEKKELEYGISIKKSSFSDVNRFTSIVKEQFSFTKELSHNDDHIYINPLIFPHLTENQFTKEERKLPVEFDYPYTFKLITTLNIPEGYQVEEIPKPVMIHLDNDGCICTYNVQVLGNTIQVGYTFSLNRIFYNNDEYPALRQLWGTVVNKNTELLVLRKTTSQPTKTEEKQTTQL; this comes from the coding sequence ATGAAAAAAAGCGTATCCTTATTCCTACTTCTTGCATTGTCATCTGTTTTAACCTTTGCACAGGAATACAGCTATAATTATGGAAAAGTGACAGATAATGAGCTTTCCATGAAGGTTTACAAGCCAGATAGTACAACATCAGCTGTTACAATCTACAAAAATGTAATCGCCAAATACAGCTATAAAAGAGAACATTTTATAATAGAATATAATTACGAAACAAAAATAAAAGTTTTAAAATCAGAAGGCGTTAAATATGCAGACATCAAAATTCCTGTTTACGACAAAGGGAAAAGTGATTCATTCAAAGAATCTGTATCAAAGATTGAAGCATATGCATACAACCTTGAAAATGGCAAGGTAAATAAAACTAAAATGGATAAAAGTTACATTTTCGAAGAACGTGTAACCCCTTATTATAAACAAATAAAGTTTTCCATACCAGCAGTAAAAGAAGGAACCGTAATAGAATATAAGTATTTAATGACTTCTGAATTTCCACACCAGATTGAAGAATGTGTTTTTCAGCAAGATATTCCGGTTATCTACAGCAACTACGATGTTACAATACCTCAATACTTCGATTTCAATGTGGGACTGAAAGGGAAGGAAAAAATAAATGTATCGGAGTCTGTTGTTGAGCAGAGCGCTAACGGAGAAGATGAATACCATCAGACTTATTCAGTACGGTTTAACAGCCGCAGGATATTTCTCACCGTCATAAACCTTCCCGCAATAAAAGATGAACCTAACATCTGGTGTCCGGATGACTTTCGCACCAAAGTAACATTCGAATTAAAAGGAACACGCTTTCCCGGTTCTGACTATAAACCTTATACCAGTACATGGGAAGATATTGACGAACTTCTCAAAAAAGATGAAGACTTTGGAGCAATTCTTAATATGTCAAACCCATTCAGAGAAGAGATGCGAACTGCTAATATTTTATCTATGCCAAACAAGAGGGATAAAATACGCGCTATTTTTCAACTGTTAAAGAGTAAAATATCATGGGATGGAACTTATCGGTTTTATGGAAGCAATATAAAGAAAGCAATAAAAAGTGGAACTGGAAGCAATGCAGACATTAATTTCATATTAATGAGTATGCTTAAAGATGCAGGAATAGAATCATCTCCTGTAATGATGAGTAAAAGAGATCTTGGGAGGCTACCCAATCTTTTTCCTAGCATAAATAAACTTAATACATTTATTGTTGCCATAAACGATGACGAGAATTCAACCGTTTATCTGGATGGATCTGTAACTAACGGAGATATAAACATTCTACCTCCTGTACTGATGGTTGAGAAAGCCCGGATTTTTAGTCAGAATGGAAAAGGCAGTTGGGTGAATCTAACCAATATAGGAAAGAATTCAGTTACCGCTCTCACATCTGGTACTATTACTCCTGAAGGAATAGTCAATGGAGAACAAAAGGTTTCTTATACGGGAGAACAGGCTTACAAATTCCGCAAATTATTTAACGAAGCCAAAGACAGCACCTCTTTTATTGAAAAAAAGGAGCTAGAATACGGGATATCTATAAAGAAATCATCTTTTTCTGATGTTAATCGTTTTACTTCCATTGTAAAAGAACAATTCTCTTTCACGAAAGAATTATCACACAACGACGATCATATCTACATTAATCCACTGATATTTCCTCATTTAACAGAGAATCAGTTTACAAAAGAAGAGCGCAAGCTTCCTGTTGAATTTGATTATCCGTACACTTTTAAACTGATTACCACACTAAATATTCCCGAAGGCTATCAGGTGGAAGAAATTCCTAAACCGGTTATGATTCATCTGGATAATGATGGATGTATTTGTACTTACAATGTGCAGGTTCTTGGTAATACCATCCAGGTGGGATATACATTTTCTTTAAATAGAATCTTCTATAATAATGATGAATATCCTGCTCTGCGTCAGCTTTGGGGAACCGTAGTTAATAAAAACACTGAATTGCTGGTATTAAGAAAAACTACTTCACAACCAACAAAAACAGAAGAGAAGCAAACTACCCAATTATAG
- a CDS encoding lysine exporter LysO family protein has protein sequence MKGSLIIVGFFILGIIVSHYHLLPESIIHCDISFYALCGLMFFVGVSIGSDTNTLKSFRQLNIRFALLPLMTILGTITGCILASLLLSNRSISDCCAVGSGMGYYSLSSIIITEYRGAELGTIALLSNIIREIIALLFAPVLVKYFGKLAPISVGGATTADTTLPIITQSCGKDFMVISIFHGCLTDFSVPFLVTLFCSL, from the coding sequence ATGAAGGGAAGTCTGATTATTGTAGGTTTCTTTATACTTGGCATTATCGTTAGCCATTATCATCTCTTGCCTGAAAGTATTATTCACTGCGATATAAGTTTTTACGCCCTCTGCGGATTAATGTTCTTTGTAGGCGTAAGCATAGGCAGTGATACAAATACCTTGAAAAGTTTCAGGCAACTGAACATCCGCTTTGCCTTACTCCCGTTAATGACAATACTGGGAACAATTACCGGATGCATCCTTGCTTCACTATTACTTTCCAATCGGTCTATAAGCGATTGCTGCGCTGTTGGTTCCGGAATGGGCTACTATTCACTATCCAGTATCATCATAACAGAATACCGTGGTGCCGAATTAGGAACCATTGCACTTTTATCTAATATAATAAGGGAAATTATCGCCTTACTATTTGCTCCGGTTCTAGTGAAATATTTCGGTAAACTTGCTCCGATATCTGTAGGAGGAGCAACGACGGCCGATACTACCCTACCCATTATTACCCAATCATGTGGAAAAGACTTTATGGTTATTTCCATTTTTCATGGCTGCCTGACCGATTTTTCAGTTCCCTTTCTTGTTACACTCTTCTGTTCATTGTAA
- a CDS encoding LysO family transporter — translation MFVITIILFIAAGIFAGYRLRNKETGIVSRIVTGFIWLLLFLLGMEVGSNEKLIKGIYVFGLEALILTIAGVIGSVLASWGLWLYISKNNLKKEGKK, via the coding sequence ATGTTTGTTATAACCATCATACTGTTCATTGCTGCAGGGATATTTGCAGGATACAGACTACGCAATAAGGAAACCGGCATAGTAAGCCGTATCGTAACCGGATTTATCTGGCTACTACTCTTCTTGCTTGGAATGGAAGTTGGAAGTAACGAGAAGTTGATTAAGGGAATCTACGTCTTCGGGCTCGAAGCTCTTATATTAACGATAGCAGGTGTTATTGGAAGTGTTCTAGCATCTTGGGGACTTTGGTTATACATTTCAAAGAACAATCTCAAAAAGGAAGGTAAGAAATGA
- the hemW gene encoding radical SAM family heme chaperone HemW, translating to MAGIYLHIPFCKTRCIYCDFYSTTRSEMTDRYVSALCRELELRKSYLDNEPVETIYFGGGTPSQLSKENFEKIFETIEREYNLEQCREITLEANPDDLTPEYIKMLASLPFNRISIGIQTFNEQTLRLLKRRHTAGQAISAVKECRIAGFQNISIDLMYGLPGETPESWKADLEQAISLNVEHISAYHLIYEEGTPLYEMLQKHKVEEVDEESSVDFFALMIDRLTKAGFQHYEISNFCKPDMYSQHNSSYWTGKKYLGCGPSAHSFNGSTRQWNVSSLDKYIAGIEKGIPDFDIEELDATTRYNDFVITSLRTMWGLSLNRLEEEFGTEFKQYCLENAQTYLDSGKLEIRDNTLFLSKEGIFISDGIMSDLLWVED from the coding sequence ATGGCCGGCATCTACTTACATATTCCCTTTTGCAAAACCCGCTGCATATACTGCGATTTTTATTCCACGACAAGGAGTGAAATGACCGATCGTTATGTTTCGGCACTTTGCAGGGAATTAGAGCTTCGGAAATCTTATTTGGATAACGAACCGGTTGAGACAATCTATTTTGGTGGAGGCACTCCTTCTCAATTATCTAAAGAGAATTTTGAGAAGATATTCGAAACAATTGAGAGAGAATACAATCTGGAGCAATGTAGAGAGATTACGCTTGAAGCCAATCCCGACGATCTGACTCCGGAATATATAAAGATGCTGGCATCTCTTCCTTTTAACCGTATAAGTATTGGCATACAAACATTTAATGAACAGACTTTGCGCTTACTGAAGCGGCGACATACTGCCGGGCAAGCTATAAGTGCTGTAAAGGAATGCCGAATAGCCGGATTTCAGAATATAAGTATTGACCTGATGTACGGCTTGCCGGGAGAAACTCCGGAAAGCTGGAAAGCAGATCTGGAACAAGCCATCAGCCTCAACGTGGAACATATTTCAGCGTATCACTTAATATACGAAGAAGGAACGCCACTTTATGAAATGCTACAAAAGCATAAAGTTGAAGAAGTGGATGAAGAATCTAGTGTTGACTTCTTTGCATTGATGATAGACCGACTTACTAAAGCCGGATTTCAGCATTACGAAATATCCAACTTCTGTAAACCGGATATGTATTCGCAACACAACTCAAGCTACTGGACAGGCAAAAAATATCTGGGATGCGGACCTTCCGCACACTCTTTTAATGGAAGTACCCGTCAATGGAATGTTTCATCACTCGACAAGTATATAGCCGGAATAGAAAAGGGGATTCCTGATTTTGATATAGAAGAGCTGGACGCTACTACCCGGTATAATGATTTCGTAATTACATCGCTTCGCACCATGTGGGGATTGTCCTTAAATCGTCTTGAAGAAGAGTTTGGTACAGAATTCAAGCAATATTGCCTTGAAAACGCACAAACCTATCTCGATTCAGGTAAACTGGAGATCAGGGATAATACTCTGTTCCTATCAAAAGAGGGCATTTTTATTTCAGACGGCATTATGAGCGATCTACTTTGGGTAGAGGATTAA
- a CDS encoding elongation factor G yields the protein MKVYQTNEIKNIALLGSSGSGKTTLVEAMLFESGIIKRRGSIAAKNTVSDYFPVEQEYGYSVFSTVFHTEWNGKKLNMIDCPGSDDFIGGAVTALNVTDTAIILINGQYGVEVGTQNHFRYTEKFEKPVIFLVNQLDNDKCDYDNLLEQLKDAYGPKVVPIQYPIACGPGFNSLIDVLLMKKYTWAPEGGTPTIEEIPAEEIDKAMEMHKALVEAAAENDESLMEKFFEKETLEPDEMRLGIREGLVTRGIFPVFCVCAGKDMGVRRLMEFLGNVVPYVSDMPKVTNTEGKEIAPDVNGPTSLYFFKTSVEPHIGEVSYFKVMSGKVKEGDDLTNADRGSKERIAQMFVVAGANRIKVEELQAGDIGATVKLKDVKTGNTLNGKDCYNKFNFIKYPNSRYTRAIKPLNEADTEKMMSILNRMREEDPTWVIEQSKELRQTLVHGQGEFHLRTLKWRLENNEKLMIKYEEPRIPYRETITKAARADYRHKKQSGGAGQFGEVHLIIEPYKEGMPVPDIYKFNGQEFKISVKGTEEVSLEWGGKLVFINSIVGGSIDTRFMPAILKGIMARMEQGPLTGSYARDVRVIVYEGKMHPVDSNEISFMLAGRNAFSEAFKNAGPKILEPIYDVEVFVPSDKMGDVMGDLQGRRAMIMGMSSEKGFEKLVAKVPLKEMSSYSTSLSSLTGGRASFIMKFASYELVPSDVQDKLIKDHEAKQVKEE from the coding sequence ATGAAAGTATATCAGACTAATGAAATTAAGAACATAGCCTTGTTAGGTAGTTCTGGCTCTGGGAAAACCACTCTCGTTGAAGCGATGCTATTCGAGAGTGGTATTATAAAACGTAGAGGAAGCATCGCCGCAAAAAACACAGTTAGCGATTATTTTCCTGTAGAACAGGAATATGGCTATTCTGTGTTTTCTACTGTTTTCCATACCGAATGGAACGGGAAAAAATTGAATATGATTGACTGTCCCGGTTCAGACGACTTTATTGGCGGAGCTGTTACAGCTTTGAATGTTACAGATACCGCTATTATTTTAATAAACGGTCAGTATGGCGTTGAGGTTGGTACTCAAAACCATTTCCGTTATACCGAGAAGTTTGAAAAACCTGTAATCTTCCTTGTTAATCAGCTCGATAATGATAAGTGTGATTACGACAATTTACTCGAACAATTAAAAGATGCCTACGGTCCTAAAGTAGTGCCAATTCAATATCCAATAGCCTGTGGCCCGGGCTTTAACTCTCTGATTGATGTGCTTTTGATGAAAAAATATACGTGGGCGCCTGAAGGCGGTACGCCTACGATAGAAGAAATTCCGGCAGAAGAGATAGATAAGGCTATGGAAATGCATAAAGCATTGGTTGAAGCAGCTGCCGAGAATGATGAAAGCCTGATGGAAAAATTCTTCGAAAAGGAAACTTTGGAACCCGACGAAATGCGTTTAGGTATTCGTGAAGGATTAGTAACACGCGGTATCTTCCCTGTTTTCTGTGTTTGCGCCGGAAAAGATATGGGCGTTCGCCGATTGATGGAATTTTTAGGAAATGTAGTACCTTACGTTTCTGATATGCCTAAAGTAACCAATACAGAAGGAAAAGAAATTGCGCCGGATGTTAACGGACCAACTTCTCTTTATTTCTTTAAAACAAGTGTTGAACCACATATTGGCGAAGTTTCTTACTTCAAAGTGATGAGTGGAAAAGTGAAAGAAGGAGATGACCTTACTAATGCCGACAGAGGTTCCAAGGAACGTATTGCTCAGATGTTTGTTGTTGCCGGTGCTAACCGTATAAAGGTTGAAGAACTTCAGGCTGGTGATATTGGTGCTACCGTGAAACTGAAAGATGTGAAGACCGGTAATACGTTGAATGGAAAGGATTGCTATAATAAATTTAACTTCATAAAATACCCTAACTCAAGATATACCAGAGCTATAAAACCATTGAATGAAGCCGATACTGAGAAAATGATGAGCATCCTCAACCGTATGCGTGAAGAAGATCCTACATGGGTTATCGAGCAGTCAAAAGAGTTGAGGCAGACATTGGTTCATGGTCAGGGAGAATTCCACCTCCGTACACTGAAATGGCGTTTGGAGAATAATGAAAAACTCATGATTAAATATGAGGAACCTCGGATTCCTTATCGTGAAACTATTACTAAGGCAGCTCGTGCTGATTATCGTCATAAGAAGCAATCTGGTGGTGCCGGACAATTTGGTGAAGTGCATCTTATTATTGAACCTTACAAGGAAGGAATGCCTGTGCCAGATATTTATAAGTTTAACGGACAGGAATTTAAAATTTCGGTAAAAGGAACTGAAGAAGTGTCATTGGAATGGGGAGGTAAATTAGTATTCATTAACAGTATTGTTGGTGGATCTATCGATACTCGCTTTATGCCTGCTATCTTAAAAGGAATCATGGCCAGAATGGAGCAAGGCCCGCTTACCGGATCTTATGCACGCGATGTTCGAGTTATTGTTTACGAGGGTAAAATGCACCCGGTAGACTCCAATGAAATCTCCTTTATGCTTGCCGGTCGAAATGCTTTCAGCGAAGCATTTAAAAATGCAGGACCAAAGATTCTTGAACCTATTTACGATGTGGAAGTATTTGTTCCGAGTGACAAGATGGGCGATGTAATGGGCGATTTGCAAGGACGCCGTGCCATGATTATGGGTATGAGCAGTGAAAAAGGATTTGAAAAGCTGGTTGCGAAAGTTCCACTGAAAGAAATGTCATCTTATTCAACTTCGCTTAGTTCTCTTACTGGTGGCCGGGCTTCATTTATTATGAAGTTTGCTAGTTATGAGCTTGTTCCGAGCGATGTTCAGGATAAGTTAATTAAAGATCATGAAGCAAAACAAGTGAAAGAAGAATAA
- a CDS encoding HAMP domain-containing sensor histidine kinase: MKKSTIWILGIVMGLSFLSLLYLQVSYIEEMVKMRNEQFDESVKRSLYQVSKNLEYDETLRYLEKDVAETERVALSSQAIPQSVAVENDKEVEAHHYDISSPSSDFELKTTMTKPSGLPKAMISRKHGENNILQTSKSLQEAIKNRYLHQRVLLDEVVLNILYKSSDKALNERVNFKNLDGYLKSEFVNNGIDIPYHFTVTDKDGREAYRCPDYEDVGSENSYTQILFPNDPPSRISFVKVHFPSRQDYIFDSISFMLPSLAFTLVLLITFIFTIYIAFRQKKLTEMKNDFINNMTHEFKTPISTISLAAQMLKDPAVGKSPQMFQHISGVINDETKRLRFQVEKVLQMSMFERQKATLKMKEVDANDLISGVINTFTLKVEKYNGKINADLKAEDPNIFVDEMHFTNVIFNLMDNAVKYKKPEEDLLLTVTTWNEPGKLCVSIADNGIGIRKEDLKKIFDKFYRVHTGNLHDVKGFGLGLAYVKKIIQDHKGTIRIESEPGVGSKFIIVLPLLNN; this comes from the coding sequence ATGAAAAAGTCAACAATCTGGATATTAGGTATTGTGATGGGGCTTTCTTTTCTTAGCTTACTTTACCTTCAGGTAAGCTATATCGAAGAGATGGTCAAAATGCGTAACGAACAATTTGATGAATCGGTAAAACGTAGTTTGTATCAGGTTTCTAAGAATTTGGAATACGACGAAACACTGAGATATCTCGAAAAGGATGTGGCTGAAACAGAGCGCGTAGCTTTAAGCTCTCAGGCTATTCCGCAGTCGGTTGCTGTTGAAAATGATAAAGAAGTTGAAGCACATCATTATGATATATCTTCTCCTTCTTCAGATTTTGAATTGAAAACAACAATGACAAAGCCTTCAGGGTTGCCTAAGGCGATGATTTCAAGAAAACATGGAGAAAATAATATACTTCAAACATCAAAGTCGCTGCAGGAAGCTATAAAAAACAGATACCTGCATCAAAGAGTCCTGCTGGATGAAGTGGTGCTAAATATTCTCTATAAATCAAGTGATAAAGCATTAAATGAGCGTGTTAACTTCAAAAACCTGGATGGATATTTGAAATCCGAGTTTGTTAATAACGGAATTGATATTCCTTATCACTTTACGGTTACAGATAAAGATGGGCGAGAGGCGTACAGATGTCCGGATTATGAAGATGTAGGAAGTGAGAATTCGTATACGCAAATCCTTTTTCCTAACGATCCGCCGTCAAGAATTAGTTTTGTGAAGGTACATTTCCCTTCAAGGCAGGATTATATTTTTGATTCCATTAGTTTTATGCTTCCGTCTTTAGCATTTACATTAGTATTGCTTATCACATTTATCTTTACCATTTATATTGCTTTCAGGCAGAAGAAGCTGACAGAAATGAAGAATGATTTTATCAATAATATGACTCATGAGTTTAAAACGCCTATATCAACCATATCTCTTGCAGCCCAGATGTTGAAAGACCCGGCAGTGGGTAAATCTCCGCAAATGTTCCAGCATATATCGGGCGTGATAAATGATGAAACAAAACGATTGAGATTCCAGGTTGAAAAGGTGCTTCAGATGTCAATGTTCGAACGTCAGAAGGCAACACTGAAGATGAAAGAGGTTGATGCGAACGATTTGATTTCGGGAGTTATTAACACCTTTACCCTTAAGGTCGAGAAATATAACGGAAAGATCAATGCTGATTTAAAAGCTGAAGATCCTAATATATTTGTGGATGAGATGCATTTTACAAATGTGATCTTTAACTTGATGGATAATGCTGTGAAATATAAGAAGCCGGAAGAAGACTTGTTGCTTACAGTAACCACTTGGAACGAACCGGGCAAGTTATGTGTTTCTATTGCAGATAATGGTATTGGGATCAGAAAGGAAGATCTGAAAAAGATATTTGATAAATTCTATCGTGTTCATACCGGTAACTTGCACGATGTAAAAGGATTTGGACTAGGATTAGCTTATGTAAAAAAAATAATTCAGGATCACAAGGGAACCATACGGATTGAAAGTGAACCTGGAGTGGGAAGTAAATTTATAATTGTATTACCTTTACTAAATAATTAA